The Rhodospirillales bacterium genome includes the window CTGCGGTCCATGCGCATGTCCAAGGGCCCGTCCTTGGCGAAGGAAAACCCGCGCGCGGGATCGTCGATCTGCATCGACGACACGCCGATATCCAGAACGAAACCGTCGACCGCGCCTTGCCCCAGCGCGGCCAGATGCGCCGCCACGTCGCCGAACGCGCCGTGCACCGGCATCAGCCGATCGATGCCCCGCGCCCGCGCGATCGCGCTTTCGTCGCGGTCGATGGCGATGACTTGGCAATCGGCTTTATCCAGAATCGCGCGGGTATAGCCGCCCGCGCCGAACGTCCCGTCGACATAGACCGCGCCCGCGCGGGGCGCGAGCGCGGCCAGAACCTCGTCCAGCATCACCGGGACATGCGGCGCGTTCGTCCCCCTGTTTGCTCCCCTGCTTGCCCCCATGTTCGCCCCCGTGCTCACACCCGTCATCACGGCACCTTCGGCAGGGTCAACCCCTGCGCCTTGACCGCTTTCGACGCCGCGTCGCGCTGCCCGCTCCATCGCTGCGGATTCCACATCTGGAATTTGCGCCCCATGCCGACGAACGCGACGGTGTCGGTGATCTGCGCGTGCGCCGCCAACTCAGCCGGCAACCCGATCCGCCCCTGCGCATCGAAACCCAACGCCACGCATTCGCCGAACGTCGCGGCGGCCAGATGGTCCTGTTCGGGAGAAAACAAAGGGAACTGGTCCAGCCGCGCGGCAATTTCATCCATCATCGCCGGAGCAAACCCCTCAAGCGCCGCATGCACCGGCGAACGCATCAGCACCACCCCCGCGCTCACGCCGGGTGCCGCGCGATCCGCCAGCGCCGCACGGAACGCGCCCGGCACCGACACCCGCCCCTTGGCGTCGATGCGATTGACGAATGTGGACAGGAACAGACTCATGAATTCAGAACCGGAACGCCATGAACGAAAAGAGAAAAACCCCAAGGAAAGCCGCGGTCCGGCAGCAAACCGCGCCCTTATAATGGGATATCATGGGAATTCATGGGCGGTCAAGCGAAACGACGCGCAAAATACTGAAAAAAATACATTTTTTCCAAATTTTAAAAGCCGGATTTGCCATTGCCCATCACCACCGCCCCGGCATCACCCGCGCGACTATATAAAGTTATGAAAATATAAACTTATTTTTGTTATTTTTTAAACTATTGATTTTATTCAATTTTTTCTTGATTTGTCATAATTGTTATTGCATAGTCTGTTCATGCCCGCCGACATGCAAAGACGGGCCAAGACTGGGAAAACAATAAATATTCGGGGGAATATGAACATGATGATGGAACTGGGCATTGTTCTGGGCGCAAGCCTGATGCTGTTTGTAAGCGCCATTCTTTGGGCGGTGCTTGCCGACTGGCTGGGCAGCCGCGATTTTTACAAAATGCTGGCCGATACCGCCGCGCCCGCGCCGCACCGCGTGCAGCGCAATTTTCATCAAGCGGCCCGCCGCCCGGCGCGCGTGCTTGGCAGCTTCATTCTTTAATCCGATCAATTGCTTGGGGGAAAATATGACGATCGAAAAATCCGACGAGGATCACGCGCGGATGCATACCGCCCACCTGATGGCGGACTACCTGCTCTCGCTCAGCCATGTCTGCAAGACCTATGGCTGGCACCGCACCGGCCTGCACGTCTACACCGCGGGCGAGGAATTGATGAAAATGCTTTCGGCCGACCGCCTGACGCAGGACCGCTACACAAAAATTCCCGGGTTTTAAAACGCGGACCAGAGGGCCTATAAGCCGGGTTCTGTAAGGGGCAAGCCCCTTCGACCACCATTCCTCTAGACCTGCCGTCGCCGGCAGGCTCAAGCAACCAACCCGGACCGCGCACCGTGGAATGCGGCGGACGGCGTTGCCGCCGTCCTGCGGTCCCTATTTGGTCTTGCTTCCGGTAGGGGTTGCCGTGCCGTCCGTGTTACCACGTCCGCGGTGCGCTCTTACCGCACCCTTTCACCCTTACCCTGCTTCGTCCTTCGGACTCCGCAAGGGCGGTTTGCTTTCTGTTGCCCTGGTCCCTGGGGTCGCCCCCGGCGGACGTTATCCGCTACCGTCATTCCATGAAGCCCGGACTTTCCTCGCGGAACCAAAGATCCCCCGCGGTGGTCCGGCCCTCTGGCCAGCGGGCGCACTATGCGCGATCAGGCGGCGCTTTTCAAGATTTGGCGGTTCAGCCACGACAGGCTGGCCGCATTCTGCCATGTCAGCGTGTCGGAATCGCTCCCTGCAAAATGCCGATTGAACGCCTGGCACAGCACCGCCGTCGGAAGATCTGGATCGTAACCGAATTTAACCAACGCCGCGCGCAGCGCGGTGGGGGATGACAGATACATCTGCGCGCGCGGAAAATCGTCGGCCTCAGGCTCGGGCCAGTACCCGATGCCGGCCCGGGCAAGAAGGCGCCAGTTGAATTTTTCACCCGGGTCGATCTTGCGTCCCGGCGCGATATCGCTGTGCCCCAGCACATGATCGGGCTGGATCGGATGCCGCTTGCAAATGCCCTTGCACAAATCGATCAGGGCATCCATCTGCACGCGCGGAAACGCCGTATAGCCGAAATCATGCCCCGGATTCGACAATTCGATACCGATCGACGTGTCGTTCAGCCCGTGCCGCCCGCGCCATTGCGAAACCCCGGCATGCCACGCGCGACCTGCCTCGTCGACCAGCGCATAAATGAGACCCGCCTCGTCGATCAGGTAATGCGCGCTCACCCGCCCGCGCTCGCGCGCCTCGGGGCTGGTGTCGCTCAACCGGTCCAGCGCCGCCTCGGTCGTCTGCATGCCGGTGTAATGAATGACGATGGCGTCGACCACGGCCCCGGCGGGACGGTCGTCGAAGTTTGGGCTGCTTTGAATGACGATCTGGCTGCTGCTCATGACGCTCGCTCGTGGGGCGGACGCAGCGAGTATACCACCAATAACCCCACAAGCCAAAAGCCTATGATACTGGCCATGCCCGCGCGCTGCGAATGAAACAGGGCCGTAAGCGCCGCGAAGGCGAACGGTCCCATGAAAGCGACCGATTTTCCGGTCATCGCATACAGGCCGAAAAACGCGCCCAGATGTTCGGGCGGCGACAGCCGCACCAGCATCGCGCGGCTTGCAGCCTGCACCGGCCCGATAAATAGACCAAGCAGACAGGCAAGCGCGATGAACACCGTCTTGTCGTGGGTCGCGATGATCCCGACGCCCAGACCAGCCATCGCGATCAGACACAACATCACCATCCGCCGCGACCCCACCCTGTCATCCCAAAACGCCAGCGTGATCGCGCCCAGACCGCTGGCCACGTTCATCGCGATCGCGAACATCATGACTTGCGAAAAACTCATGCCCAAAGCGCCTGCGGCATACAATCCGCCCACCGCGAACAAAGTCACCAGCCCATCGCGATAAATCGCCGCCCCAACCAGAAAGCGGATCAGCCCCGGCACCCGCCACGCGTCCCGAAGCGTGGCTGCGATGCCGCGCACCCCGGCCGACACGCTTTCCCGCCAATCAAACCCGCTGCGCGGCGCATCCGGACACAGAACGAAAAACGGCGTGGCGAACACCGCGAACCACAAAGCGGCCAAAAGCATCGTCGCCCGCACGTTCAACGCATGGTCCTTGCCAAGCCCAAAAAGGCCGGTTCCGTCGCCGAACCCGATAAAAAACACCAGCGCGATACCCAGGCTCAGAATGCTGCCCACATATCCCGCGCCCCAGCCGATACCGGACACCAGCCCGATTTTTCCGGGTGGCGCCACAAGCGGCAGCGTGCTGCCGTAAATATTCTGCACCAGCTCGTAGGCAACGCTCAGCACGCCGCCACCGATCAGCGCGGGCATTACATAGCCGCGCGCGGGCTCGATGAAATACAGGGCGGCGGTCAGAAGGATGCTCAGGATTGTAAAGATCTTCAGCGCGGGCTTGCGCGGCCCGTGCCGGTCGACCGCGGCACCGACAAGCGGCGAAAGCACCGCGACCGCCACCCCCGCGCACCCTTGCGCGAACGCCCACGCGGCCGAGCCTGCGACCTCGTCGCCGTAAACGGCGCGCGCGAAATACACGGCGAAAACGAAGGTGAACACGATGGTCGTGACCGCCGAATTCGCCCAGTCGAACGCCGCCCATGCGGCTAGTCGCTTCTTGTCCATGTCCACGCTGATCTTATACTAGGGTCAGGACCCATTAATGTCATGGATTGCGCGCGAAGCCAAACCGCGCATCCGCCCATGAAAAAACCGAAGGGCGCAGCAGTTCCTGCGACCGAGGCTTTTGAAGCCGCCGGGGTGCGGCTTGGCTTCGCGCGCAATCTCATGACACTATCTAGGAACATGGATGCACAACCCCGCTTTTACGATGCCCGCCTTGATACCGTGATCTTGCGCGTGCGCCTGACCCCCAATGCCGCGCGCATGGGAATCGGTGGCGTATTCACCGACGCCGACGGACGCGCATGGCTGCGCGCATCCGTGACCGTAGTCCCGGAAAAAGGCCGCGCCAACGCGGCACTGATCGAGATGCTGGCGAAAAAACTGAAAATCCGCAAATCGGCGTTTACGATTTTATCGGGCGAAACCGACCGTCACAAAACATTGCGCATCGAAGGAATAGACCCGGATTCCTGCGCCGCCCTTATCTGAACCGCACAGGAAAACGCACCGCGTTAAAGTGTTTCGTTTTCGGACTGACGCAATCTCTCACGCGTCATGCCTCGACTTGTTCGGGGCATCCATTGCCATTCTTTGCCATGGGCTACCCGCATACGCGGGTAATGACGGTTTTTGTCGTGACCCAACCTGATCGCTGAATACTTTATACCGTGCGCGCGACCATCAGTTTTTTGATTTCCGCAATCGCCCGCGCGGGGTTCAACCCCTTGGGACAGGTGCGCGTGCAGTTCATGATGGTATGGCAACGATACAGACGGAACGGGTCCTCCAGCTGGTCCAGACGCTCGCCGGTCGCCTCGTCGCGCGAATCCGCGATCCAGCGATATGCCATCAACAGGATGGCGGGCCCGAGGAATCGGTCGCCGTTCCACCAGTAGGACGGACACGATGTCGAACAGCAAAAACACAGGATGCAGCTCGACGCCTCGTCGATCAAAGCCTGTTCTTCCGGCGATTGAAGCCTTTCGCGGCTCGGCGCCGGACTTTCGGTCTTCAGATACGGTTCGATCGATCCCAGTTGTGCATAGGTATGCGTCAGATCCGGCACCAGATCCTTGACCACCGGCATGTGCGGCAGCGGATAGATTTTGACATCGCCCTTCACGTCCGCGATCGGCTTGGTGCAGGCCAGCGTGTTGGTCCCGTCGATGTTCATCGCGCACGATCCGCATATCCCCTCGCGGCACGAGCGGCGAAAGGTCAGCGTCCCGTCGACGTTGTTTTTAATATGGATCAGCGCGTCCAGAACCATCGGCCCGCAGGAATCAAGGTCGATCGTGTATTTATCGCGCGTGGGATTGCCCGGCGCCTCCGGCGACCAGCGATAGATGACGAAGGTCTTGGCGCGCTTGGCGCCCGCCGGTGCCTCGAAATCGCGGCCATCGCCGATTTTGGAATTCTGGGGAAGGGTGAAAGCTGCCATGCCGACGATTATAGCCCCTGCCATTCCCTTGTCCACCGGTGTCTGGCGCTTCAGGCTCCGCGCTTTGTCTTCCTGCGCTTGACTGGAAGCGCCCTGTCGATCAGCGCCGCCACCACCTCGATCTGCCGTACCGCGCCGCGCGCCGATTGCGGCCCCGAACGCGCCAGCATGGTCAGCATCATCCCAGCCTCGCGCGGCAGTTTGACCGCGGCACAAGGCGGCAGTCGGTCGAACTGCCCCACCACCGGCCCGTCCGCCCCGATGGCACAGACATAGCTGGATGCGCGGCGCAGTTTTTTCGGGCTGTCTTGCGTGAACACGGCGAAATACCCGCCCGCAAGATCGTCCCACAATCCGATATCGGGTTCGATCTCGTCATCCGCCAGTTGCACGTGCTTGCGCAGACTGGCCCATAAATGCAGATAGCACAAAACCCCGTCCGCCAGCGCCGCGGCGCGCGGACTGGCGGGCGAAACGGCAGATTCGTCAATAGACACGTTCTTTGGGCGGGATGTAATCGACGTCCTTGGACATCGTATAGCTGTGCACCGGACGGTCGGAGATTTTCACCCCGCCCTGCCCGTTGACCCAAACGGTGGTGTGTTTCATCCACATCTTGTCGTCGCGCTTGGGATAATCCTCGCGCGCATGCGCCCCGCGCGATTCCGTGCGGTTGGCCGCGCAATGCAGGCTGGCTACCGCCTGCGAAAGCAGGTTGTCCAGCTCCAGCGTTTCGACCAGATCGGTGTTGAAGACCAGCCCGCGATCGGTGATGCCCAGCTCGCCCTTGCGCGCGAACACGGTATCGATCTTGCGCACGCCTTCGCCAAGGACCGGCCCATCGCGAAACACCGCGCAATGGGTCTGCATCGTCTTTTGCATCTCAAGCCGCAATTGCGCCGGACGCAGCGCGCCCTTGGAATGACGGTACGTATCCAGCCGTGCGACGGCCCGCTCGCCGGTGTCGGCGCCAAGCGGCCTGTGCGGCGCGCCGGGCGTCACCACCTGCGCCGCGCGGATGCCCGCCGCGCGCCCGAACACCACAAGGTCGAGCAGAGAATTGGTCCCCAGCCTGTTCGCGCCATGCACCGACACGCACGCCGCCTCGCCGATCGCCATCAACCCCGGCACGATGCGGTCCGGATCGCCGGTCACGGGGTTGAGAACCTCGGTCATGAAATTGGTGGGAATGCCGCCCATGTTGTAATGCACGGTCGGCAGCACCGGAATCGGCTCGCGCGTGACATCGACGCCCGCGAAGATTTTGGCCGTTTCCGCGATACCCGGCAGGCGCTGGTGGATGACCTCCGCCCCCAGATGTTCAAGATGCAGATGGATATGGTCGCGATGCGCGCCCACGCCCCGCCCCTCGTTGATTTCCACCGTCATCGCGCGGGAAACCACGTCGCGGCTGGCCAGATCCTTGGCGTTGGGGGCATAGCGTTCCATGAACCGCTCGCCGTTGGAATTGGTCAGATACCCGCCCTCGCCGCGCACCCCCTCGGTAATCAGGCAGCCCGCGCCGTAAATTCCGGTCGGATGGAACTGGGTGAATTCCATGTCCTGCAACGGCAGACCGGCGCGCAAGACCATGCCGCCGCCGTCGCCGGTGCACGTATGCGCCGAGGTGCACGAGAAATACGCGCGCCCGTACCCGCCGGTCGCCAGCACCGTCTGGTGCCCGCGGAAACGGTGGATGGTGCCGTCCAGCAGGTTGAGCGCCATGACCCCGACGCACGCGCCGTCATCGGCCATGATCAGGTCGAGCGCGAAATACTCGACGAAAAACTCGACCCGGTGCTTGAGCGATTGCTGATACAGCGTATGGAGCATCGCATGGCCGGTCCGGTCGGCGGCCGCACAGGCGCGCAACGCCATACCCTTGCCGAATTCGGTGGTGTGCCCACCAAAGGGCCGTTGATAGATCTTGCCGTTTTCAAAGCGCGAGAACGGCATGCCGTAATGTTCAAGCTCGATCACCGCCGGGATCGCCTCGCGGCACATGTATTCGATCGCGTCCTGATCGCCCAGCCAGTCCGACCCCTTGACCGTGTCGTAGAAATGCCAGCGCCAGTCGTCCGGCCCGCCATTGCCCAGCGCCGCCGAAATCCCGCCCTGCGCCGCCACGGTGTGCGAACGCGTCGGAAACACCTTGGAGATGCACGCGGCCTTCAGCCCCCGTTCCCCCATGCCCAGCGCGGCACGCAAACCGGCACCGCCCGCGCCGACAATGACGACGTCGTATTCGTGATCGATGATGGGATAGGCCTGTGACATGAAAAAAACCTTATGACGGACGTAACGAAACAGTGGACCGCGCGAACATGCCGCGCATCTTGCGAAGATGTTGAATGGCACCCATGCCCATTAAAAAAGTAAGCCCGGCCAAAGCAGCGGCCTCAACCGGATGCCCCTTGGCATACATATAATGCGCGAAGGCGCCGAATACGACGGTCTGGACGATACTTTCGGCCAATCCAGAAACGGCATTGAACACCGGGCTTGCATGCGGGTTCATTTCCGCGTTCATCACAAGGCCACCTTCAAAATCGCGAACAGGCACGCGACGCAGGTCGCGGTCAGCACCAGCTTCATGCCCGCCATCTTGACGAATTTCAGGCCCTCGTTGTGCAGGTAATCCTCGATGATGACCTGCGCGCCCAGCGCCGCCTGCATGAACATCACCAACACCGTCAACAGCATCAAGATCGCGTTGACGGGCGTTTGCAGCCACGCGACGAATGCCGCGTAATCCATCCGCGCGATGTGCACGACGGCCCAGCTTAGCCACAGCGTCAGCGGGATCAGCGCGACCGCGGTCATGCGCAGCGCCATCCAGTGATGCACCCCGGCATGGGCCGAGCCAAGCCCGGTCGCCCGCGCCATCGGGTTCTTGAGGCCATAGGACTTCCATTTGATCAAAGGCGCGCCCATTTCAGCCCCCCATCATCATCGCGGCCCAGAACACGGCGGTCAGCACGACCGAGGCGACAAGCGCCGTGTACCCGCTTTTATAAAGACCGGAAATGCTGACCGCCCGGCCGGTATCCATCAACAGGTGCCGGATGCCGGTGCAGGCATGGAAAAACAGCGCATAGGAAAGCCCGACCGCGAACAATATGCCAAGCGGATGCGACGCCGCGCGGCGGAACGCCTCATAAGCTTCTGGTCCGCTGGCCGCGGCCAGAAGCCACCACGCCATAACGAACAATCCCAGCGAAAGAACAACCCCCGTGCCCCGGTGCAGGATCGACATGATCGAGGTCATCTGCGGACGATAAATCTGAAGATGCGGCGACAGCGGACGGCTTTTGGACGAGGCGGCAGCGGAATCAGGATGGGTCATGACGGAAATCTACACAATCATCCCGGTTTGTCTATCCCGTGCGCGGCGTTGCCCGTCCATAAATGCGCCCACGGCGCGAATTCGGGCGGCAATGGCGCCGCCACATGCACCGGCGCGCGGTTCGGATAAAGCGGCAATACGATCGCCGCCGCATGCAGCATCAGGCGCGACGCCGCCGCACCCTCATAGATTGTATCCCCCAAAATCGCCGCACCGAAATGCGCCCGCGCATGCACGCGGATTTGGTGCGTACGCCCGGTGCGCGGGTAAAACGCGACCAGCGCCCGCCCCTCGGCCACGCCAAGCACGCGGTAATCGGTGATCGCGCTTTGCGCCCCGCCCGCGCTCGCGGGTAGGTCGGGCGGCAGATCCGCCGGCGCGACCTGCATCTTCCAGCCTTTGTATTTATGCACCTTGGCCAGCTTCAGGTCGATCGTGCCCGCCGTCGCGCCTTCGGGCACATGCGGCAGCACGGCCAGATAGGTTTTTTCGACCCGGCCCGTTTCAAACAATTTGCCCAGCCGCGCCAACGCCTTGCGGTGCCGTCCCAGCACAAGGCACCCCGACGTGTCGCGGTCCAGCCGATGCGCCAGATGCGGCACGCGCGGCAAGCCGAACCGTAAAGATTCGAACCCGTCCTCCAGATTCGGCCCGCCGCCCGGCCCCGGATGCACGGGAATCCCCGCCGGCTTGTCCAGCACCAGCATCAGCCCGTCGCGGTAGATCAGACGATCCTCAAGGTTCATGGCCCACGTCATAGGCTGCGCGCACAAAACTTGCCAGCTTCGTTTTATTGCCATAAAAACAGAACATGAATATCGGCGACATCATCATCGAATTTGAATGCGCACAAGCTAACGAGCAAATGACGCGGTCATTCGCCGAAGCCCGTGACGAACTCCAGACCCATTTCTGCTGGAATCCTGAAAACAAAGACAAGGTCGCGGCCATGCTTGATGGCGAATTCGGCATTCTCGCGCGCCTCGATGCATCTGGCAGAAACCTGACCCTAAGCGTCTATCCCTATGTCGCCGATGACGACAACCCAAAGGCTTTTGCCGTCGACTCACAAAAAATCAGCGAAACACGGTTAAATTTTCCAAGCCTGTTCGGTGATACGTGGCGGCTGTATATCAGCGTCGTCGCAACCCAGAACAGCGCAGGACGCAGCGTGCAGCAAATCGATCACGCCGAATTTACGCGCGGCCAACTGCACGACGAGCTGGCGCGCAAATTGACAAAAGCGCTGGACCAGTTCGGGCTAAAATCCATTCTGGGAGAAGCCGACAACTCAGGCAGCATTACCATTGACCTGCTTTGTGAATACTATTTCCAATACGTCCCGAAAGGCCACAACGCCATGCCGGAAGCACGGCATGATCAACCGCTCGGGGGAAAATCCCCCGCTTGAGCCATGCCCTATCCAAACCATCCGCACGGCCATGGAAGGCCTCAGGCAAACGCGCCGCGCTGGACGACGATCTACCCCGGATCTGTCCTGTGGATCGAACATATGCTCCAGACCCTGACCCCCGCCCGGCAGATTTTGGAAACCGGGCAGGCGACCAAACCGCGCCCGGTGGTCGCGCTTAAAAAAACCGTTGTCAGGGTTGATGCCGACAATATCTGCCTTGATGACGCGTTCATGCAAGCGGTCTGCGCCACCACGCAGGATTTTCTGGCGCAGGGTCGACCGGGCGTCCAAATGAAAATCTCGCCGCAATCAACGAAAACCAGTTATTTCCAGTTCGACTCTCTGGCATCGGTCGCCCTGCGCGGCGAACGTATGCGCGTGGTTTGCAACATGGACGGCCAGCAGCGAAAAGACCTCGCCGCCGGGCTGGACGTAGTGCTGAAACCGGAGAAGCGTTTTTTTCTAAAATCCCTGTTCAACGAACGGCGCGGCTGTTTGCCCGGCCATGTCTGGACGATCGAAATTCCCAATCCCGAT containing:
- the sdhC gene encoding succinate dehydrogenase, cytochrome b556 subunit, producing MTHPDSAAASSKSRPLSPHLQIYRPQMTSIMSILHRGTGVVLSLGLFVMAWWLLAAASGPEAYEAFRRAASHPLGILFAVGLSYALFFHACTGIRHLLMDTGRAVSISGLYKSGYTALVASVVLTAVFWAAMMMGG
- a CDS encoding division/cell wall cluster transcriptional repressor MraZ → MSLFLSTFVNRIDAKGRVSVPGAFRAALADRAAPGVSAGVVLMRSPVHAALEGFAPAMMDEIAARLDQFPLFSPEQDHLAAATFGECVALGFDAQGRIGLPAELAAHAQITDTVAFVGMGRKFQMWNPQRWSGQRDAASKAVKAQGLTLPKVP
- a CDS encoding DUF167 domain-containing protein — its product is MDAQPRFYDARLDTVILRVRLTPNAARMGIGGVFTDADGRAWLRASVTVVPEKGRANAALIEMLAKKLKIRKSAFTILSGETDRHKTLRIEGIDPDSCAALI
- the sdhD gene encoding succinate dehydrogenase, hydrophobic membrane anchor protein; the encoded protein is MGAPLIKWKSYGLKNPMARATGLGSAHAGVHHWMALRMTAVALIPLTLWLSWAVVHIARMDYAAFVAWLQTPVNAILMLLTVLVMFMQAALGAQVIIEDYLHNEGLKFVKMAGMKLVLTATCVACLFAILKVAL
- a CDS encoding MFS transporter, producing the protein MDKKRLAAWAAFDWANSAVTTIVFTFVFAVYFARAVYGDEVAGSAAWAFAQGCAGVAVAVLSPLVGAAVDRHGPRKPALKIFTILSILLTAALYFIEPARGYVMPALIGGGVLSVAYELVQNIYGSTLPLVAPPGKIGLVSGIGWGAGYVGSILSLGIALVFFIGFGDGTGLFGLGKDHALNVRATMLLAALWFAVFATPFFVLCPDAPRSGFDWRESVSAGVRGIAATLRDAWRVPGLIRFLVGAAIYRDGLVTLFAVGGLYAAGALGMSFSQVMMFAIAMNVASGLGAITLAFWDDRVGSRRMVMLCLIAMAGLGVGIIATHDKTVFIALACLLGLFIGPVQAASRAMLVRLSPPEHLGAFFGLYAMTGKSVAFMGPFAFAALTALFHSQRAGMASIIGFWLVGLLVVYSLRPPHERAS
- a CDS encoding RluA family pseudouridine synthase, translating into MTWAMNLEDRLIYRDGLMLVLDKPAGIPVHPGPGGGPNLEDGFESLRFGLPRVPHLAHRLDRDTSGCLVLGRHRKALARLGKLFETGRVEKTYLAVLPHVPEGATAGTIDLKLAKVHKYKGWKMQVAPADLPPDLPASAGGAQSAITDYRVLGVAEGRALVAFYPRTGRTHQIRVHARAHFGAAILGDTIYEGAAASRLMLHAAAIVLPLYPNRAPVHVAAPLPPEFAPWAHLWTGNAAHGIDKPG
- a CDS encoding N-acetylmuramoyl-L-alanine amidase, giving the protein MSSSQIVIQSSPNFDDRPAGAVVDAIVIHYTGMQTTEAALDRLSDTSPEARERGRVSAHYLIDEAGLIYALVDEAGRAWHAGVSQWRGRHGLNDTSIGIELSNPGHDFGYTAFPRVQMDALIDLCKGICKRHPIQPDHVLGHSDIAPGRKIDPGEKFNWRLLARAGIGYWPEPEADDFPRAQMYLSSPTALRAALVKFGYDPDLPTAVLCQAFNRHFAGSDSDTLTWQNAASLSWLNRQILKSAA
- a CDS encoding succinate dehydrogenase iron-sulfur subunit yields the protein MAAFTLPQNSKIGDGRDFEAPAGAKRAKTFVIYRWSPEAPGNPTRDKYTIDLDSCGPMVLDALIHIKNNVDGTLTFRRSCREGICGSCAMNIDGTNTLACTKPIADVKGDVKIYPLPHMPVVKDLVPDLTHTYAQLGSIEPYLKTESPAPSRERLQSPEEQALIDEASSCILCFCCSTSCPSYWWNGDRFLGPAILLMAYRWIADSRDEATGERLDQLEDPFRLYRCHTIMNCTRTCPKGLNPARAIAEIKKLMVARTV
- a CDS encoding succinate dehydrogenase flavoprotein subunit, coding for MSQAYPIIDHEYDVVIVGAGGAGLRAALGMGERGLKAACISKVFPTRSHTVAAQGGISAALGNGGPDDWRWHFYDTVKGSDWLGDQDAIEYMCREAIPAVIELEHYGMPFSRFENGKIYQRPFGGHTTEFGKGMALRACAAADRTGHAMLHTLYQQSLKHRVEFFVEYFALDLIMADDGACVGVMALNLLDGTIHRFRGHQTVLATGGYGRAYFSCTSAHTCTGDGGGMVLRAGLPLQDMEFTQFHPTGIYGAGCLITEGVRGEGGYLTNSNGERFMERYAPNAKDLASRDVVSRAMTVEINEGRGVGAHRDHIHLHLEHLGAEVIHQRLPGIAETAKIFAGVDVTREPIPVLPTVHYNMGGIPTNFMTEVLNPVTGDPDRIVPGLMAIGEAACVSVHGANRLGTNSLLDLVVFGRAAGIRAAQVVTPGAPHRPLGADTGERAVARLDTYRHSKGALRPAQLRLEMQKTMQTHCAVFRDGPVLGEGVRKIDTVFARKGELGITDRGLVFNTDLVETLELDNLLSQAVASLHCAANRTESRGAHAREDYPKRDDKMWMKHTTVWVNGQGGVKISDRPVHSYTMSKDVDYIPPKERVY